Proteins encoded in a region of the Mycolicibacterium neoaurum genome:
- a CDS encoding bifunctional glycosyltransferase family 2/GtrA family protein, producing the protein MTDTVSIALPSAVPVGRDTDVPVVDVVVPVYNEQAALQSSVRRLHQHLQDSFTFPVRITIADNASTDDTPSIAAALAAELSGVRVVRLDEKGRGRALHHVWSLSDAPVLAYMDVDLSTDLAAFAPLIASLISGHSDLAIGTRLNRSSRVVRGAKREFISRCYNLILKSTLRAHFSDAQCGFKAIRADVARQLLPHVRDTGWFFDTELLVLAERSGLRIHEVPVDWVDDPDSRVDIVATAKADLLGIGRLLRGFAGGSIPINSLAAQLGSRRAAAPGSLLRQTVRFAGVGVLSTLAYLVLFLVLHPLLGAQWANFAALLITAIGNTAANRRFTFGVRGSKAVARHHVEGLIVFAIALAITSGSLAGLHAIAENPGKAVETTVLVAANLIATAARFVLLRGWVFHPRR; encoded by the coding sequence ATGACAGACACCGTCTCCATTGCGCTCCCCAGCGCCGTCCCGGTCGGTCGCGATACCGACGTCCCCGTCGTCGACGTCGTGGTCCCGGTGTACAACGAGCAGGCAGCACTGCAGAGTTCGGTACGCAGACTGCACCAGCACCTACAGGACAGCTTCACCTTCCCGGTGCGGATCACCATCGCCGACAACGCCAGCACCGACGACACCCCGAGCATCGCGGCGGCACTGGCCGCCGAACTGTCCGGTGTCCGGGTCGTCCGGCTCGACGAGAAGGGTCGTGGCCGGGCACTGCACCACGTCTGGTCCCTCTCGGATGCCCCCGTGCTGGCCTACATGGATGTGGATCTGTCCACCGATCTGGCCGCTTTCGCTCCGCTGATCGCCTCGCTGATATCGGGGCACTCCGACCTGGCCATCGGCACCCGGCTCAACCGCAGTTCGCGGGTGGTGCGCGGGGCCAAACGGGAGTTCATCTCGCGCTGCTACAACCTGATCCTCAAGTCGACACTGCGGGCGCACTTCTCGGATGCCCAGTGCGGGTTCAAGGCGATCCGTGCAGACGTCGCTCGTCAGCTGTTGCCGCATGTCCGTGACACCGGCTGGTTCTTCGACACCGAGCTGCTGGTGCTCGCCGAGCGCAGCGGGTTGCGCATCCACGAGGTGCCGGTGGACTGGGTCGACGACCCGGACAGCCGCGTCGACATCGTGGCGACCGCGAAGGCCGACCTGCTCGGTATCGGGCGGCTGCTGCGCGGCTTCGCCGGAGGGAGCATTCCGATCAATTCGCTTGCCGCGCAGCTCGGTTCGCGCCGCGCCGCGGCACCGGGGTCGTTGTTGCGCCAAACGGTCCGATTCGCCGGAGTCGGGGTGTTGTCCACCTTGGCCTACCTGGTGCTGTTCCTGGTGCTGCATCCACTGCTCGGTGCGCAATGGGCGAACTTCGCGGCGTTGCTGATCACCGCGATCGGCAACACCGCAGCCAACCGGCGGTTCACCTTTGGTGTCCGGGGATCCAAAGCCGTTGCCCGCCATCATGTCGAGGGGCTGATCGTCTTCGCCATCGCGCTGGCGATCACCAGCGGTTCGCTGGCCGGGTTGCACGCGATCGCCGAGAATCCGGGCAAGGCGGTCGAGACCACCGTGCTGGTGGCGGCCAACCTCATCGCCACCGCTGCCCGCTTCGTCCTGTTGCGCGGCTGGGTGTTCCACCCCCGTCGCTGA
- a CDS encoding glycosyltransferase family 39 protein: MTAVRIAPQRLAPQRIALQRIGPQRTALGALLGLTAALYLWNLSVNGWANSFYAAAVQAGSQNWTALLFGSSDPANAITVDKTPAALWVMGLSARIFGFNSCSLLVPQALMGVASVALVYASVRRVCGPVAAWLAGAALAVTPVATLMFRFDNPDALLVLLLVAAAYCVQRACEPDAGRWWLVGVGVLCGFAFLAKMMQAFLVLPAFAVAYLVCAPVPLWTRLRRLAAATVALVVAGGWYLLLVELWPAAERPYIGGSQHNSIIELALGYNGVSRLTGAQAGGLGNPNFDVGWARLVGPGMGAEIGWLLPAALIGMVTGFVVRRRAPRADPARTALIVWGGWLVVTAGVFSFANGIVHPYYTVALAPAVAVCAAVGTDLLWRNRTELPCRLVSAAMVAATAGLAFVLLARMPDWLPWLRWMIVGVGAIAVVLMMTRTLAPVAAVLAVACALAGPVAYSLATAATPHTGAIPSVGPARSGPPFGGPFPGPPPNGPGDGGRERGGGPFEGGAFAGGLFAAPTPPPDLVARLRDDADRYTWPAAVVGSTNAAGYQLAADVPVLAVGGFNGTDPAPTLDRFTQLVADGRIHYFIDAHLMGGHGDHAGSQDAAAITDWVHRSYAPVTVGGNVIYDLTDS, from the coding sequence ATGACTGCCGTCCGGATCGCGCCGCAACGCCTTGCCCCGCAACGAATTGCCCTGCAACGAATTGGCCCGCAACGAACTGCCCTAGGTGCTCTGCTGGGACTCACCGCAGCGCTCTACCTGTGGAATCTATCGGTCAACGGCTGGGCCAACTCGTTCTACGCCGCCGCCGTGCAGGCGGGTAGCCAGAACTGGACGGCGTTGCTGTTCGGGTCCAGTGATCCGGCCAACGCCATCACCGTCGACAAGACGCCCGCGGCGCTGTGGGTGATGGGTCTGTCGGCGCGGATCTTCGGGTTCAACTCGTGTTCGTTGCTGGTGCCGCAGGCGTTGATGGGTGTCGCCTCGGTGGCACTGGTATACGCATCGGTGCGTCGGGTCTGTGGCCCGGTCGCCGCCTGGTTGGCCGGTGCCGCGCTGGCGGTGACGCCGGTGGCGACGCTGATGTTCCGCTTCGACAATCCCGATGCCTTGCTGGTGCTGCTGTTGGTGGCCGCGGCCTACTGTGTGCAGCGCGCCTGCGAGCCGGATGCCGGGCGCTGGTGGTTGGTCGGCGTCGGCGTGCTGTGCGGGTTCGCCTTCCTGGCCAAGATGATGCAGGCATTCCTGGTACTGCCGGCCTTCGCGGTCGCTTACCTTGTGTGCGCGCCGGTGCCGCTGTGGACCCGACTGCGGCGGCTGGCCGCGGCAACGGTGGCGCTGGTGGTGGCCGGCGGTTGGTATCTGCTGCTGGTGGAGCTGTGGCCCGCCGCCGAGCGGCCGTATATCGGTGGCTCGCAACACAACAGCATCATCGAACTCGCCCTCGGCTACAACGGTGTGAGCCGGTTGACCGGCGCGCAGGCCGGCGGATTGGGCAACCCGAATTTCGATGTGGGATGGGCGCGATTGGTCGGTCCGGGCATGGGTGCCGAGATCGGCTGGTTGCTGCCCGCGGCGCTGATCGGCATGGTCACGGGATTCGTGGTGCGCCGACGCGCGCCCCGCGCCGATCCGGCGCGGACGGCGCTGATCGTCTGGGGCGGTTGGCTGGTGGTGACGGCCGGGGTGTTCAGCTTCGCCAACGGTATCGTGCACCCGTACTACACCGTCGCGCTGGCGCCCGCGGTGGCCGTCTGCGCCGCCGTCGGTACAGATCTGTTGTGGCGCAACCGCACCGAACTCCCGTGCCGGCTGGTGTCGGCCGCCATGGTGGCGGCCACGGCGGGACTGGCCTTCGTGCTCCTGGCCCGGATGCCTGATTGGCTGCCGTGGTTGCGGTGGATGATCGTGGGGGTCGGTGCGATCGCGGTGGTGCTGATGATGACGCGCACGCTCGCCCCGGTGGCGGCCGTCCTGGCCGTGGCGTGTGCGCTCGCCGGGCCTGTCGCGTATTCGCTCGCCACCGCGGCCACCCCGCACACCGGGGCGATCCCGTCGGTCGGCCCGGCCCGTTCCGGCCCGCCGTTCGGCGGCCCCTTCCCGGGTCCGCCGCCGAACGGGCCCGGCGACGGTGGTCGCGAACGCGGGGGCGGGCCGTTTGAGGGCGGGGCGTTCGCGGGCGGGTTGTTCGCGGCCCCGACACCTCCACCCGACCTGGTAGCCCGGCTGAGGGACGATGCCGACCGCTACACCTGGCCGGCCGCGGTGGTCGGCTCGACCAACGCCGCTGGTTACCAACTGGCCGCCGACGTGCCGGTGCTGGCCGTGGGGGGTTTCAACGGCACCGATCCCGCGCCGACCCTCGACCGTTTCACGCAGTTGGTGGCCGACGGCCGGATCCACTACTTCATCGACGCGCACCTGATGGGCGGCCATGGCGATCACGCGGGCAGCCAGGATGCGGCCGCTATCACCGACTGGGTACACCGCAGTTACGCGCCGGTTACCGTTGGCGGCAACGTCATCTACGACCTGACGGACTCATAG
- a CDS encoding HAMP domain-containing sensor histidine kinase, translated as MKRVFTPRAWSLGTRLVVTLVTLLAVVCVTIGVVSEFALQRFLMRQLDGQVVEAAKRSAAIMELPPPFFRYPPRPGSVPPDPSVAGDPNPFRFDPERGPGPGFLNAPGQAIHTVGVVTGEGRVDAGVITASGSTADISSAATEQLTQVPPSQVPVSLKIDGLGSYRVIAIPARHGPQTLIVGLPTAVVDDTMLWVLVMFCAVSAIALAAATIVGSVIIRRQMAPLERVAAAARDVADLELDTGEVRLPTTIVAVDPVSAHTEVGQLSAALNRMLNRIAAALRARHDSETRVRQFVSDASHELRTPLAAIRGYTELAQRKSAELPNDVAHAMNRVESETRRLTTLVEDMLLLARLDEGRPLESEPVDLAQVVLDAAGDAHAAGPDHDWTLDLPDEPVYVTGDRARLHQVLTNLLTNARVHTPAGTTVTTSVATHGTGEVVLTVADDGPGIPDVLQPEVFERFARGDSSRSRRGGSTGLGLAIVAAVVKAHRGRLELHSVPGDTRFVVTLPAHS; from the coding sequence ATGAAACGGGTGTTCACGCCCCGAGCCTGGTCGCTGGGAACGCGTCTGGTCGTCACCCTGGTGACCCTGCTGGCGGTCGTCTGCGTCACCATCGGTGTGGTCAGCGAGTTTGCGCTGCAACGCTTCCTGATGCGCCAGTTGGATGGTCAGGTGGTCGAGGCCGCCAAGCGCTCGGCGGCCATCATGGAGCTGCCACCGCCGTTTTTCCGCTATCCACCGCGGCCGGGAAGCGTCCCTCCCGACCCGTCGGTCGCCGGAGATCCCAACCCGTTCCGGTTCGATCCCGAACGAGGACCGGGGCCCGGGTTTCTGAACGCACCCGGTCAGGCCATCCACACGGTGGGCGTGGTGACCGGCGAGGGCCGGGTCGATGCGGGTGTGATCACCGCGTCTGGGTCGACCGCCGACATCAGCTCTGCCGCGACAGAACAACTGACGCAGGTTCCGCCCAGTCAGGTGCCCGTGAGCCTGAAGATCGACGGATTGGGCTCCTATCGGGTGATCGCGATACCCGCCCGGCACGGGCCGCAGACGCTCATCGTCGGACTGCCCACCGCCGTCGTCGACGACACCATGCTGTGGGTGCTGGTGATGTTCTGCGCGGTCTCGGCGATCGCCCTTGCCGCGGCGACCATCGTCGGCAGCGTGATCATCCGACGCCAGATGGCGCCCCTGGAACGGGTGGCGGCGGCGGCCCGCGATGTCGCCGATCTCGAACTCGACACCGGAGAGGTGCGCCTGCCGACGACGATCGTCGCGGTGGACCCGGTCAGCGCGCACACCGAGGTCGGTCAGCTCAGCGCGGCGCTCAACCGGATGCTCAACCGCATCGCCGCGGCGCTGCGGGCGCGCCATGACAGCGAGACCAGGGTGCGCCAATTCGTCTCCGATGCCAGCCATGAGCTGCGCACCCCGCTGGCCGCCATCCGCGGGTATACCGAACTGGCCCAACGCAAGAGCGCCGAGTTACCGAACGATGTCGCGCACGCGATGAACCGGGTGGAATCCGAGACACGACGGCTGACCACGCTCGTCGAGGACATGCTGCTGCTGGCCCGCCTCGATGAGGGCCGACCGCTGGAGAGCGAACCGGTGGACCTGGCCCAGGTGGTGCTCGATGCCGCGGGTGATGCGCATGCCGCAGGCCCCGATCACGATTGGACGTTGGACCTGCCCGATGAACCCGTGTACGTCACCGGCGACCGGGCCAGGCTGCATCAGGTGTTGACCAATCTGCTCACCAATGCGCGGGTGCACACGCCGGCAGGAACGACGGTGACGACGTCGGTCGCGACGCACGGCACGGGCGAGGTCGTGCTGACCGTGGCCGATGACGGGCCGGGTATCCCGGATGTGTTGCAGCCGGAGGTGTTCGAACGGTTCGCCCGCGGAGACTCGTCGCGCTCGCGCCGTGGTGGCAGCACCGGTCTGGGGTTGGCCATCGTCGCCGCGGTCGTCAAGGCCCATCGCGGTCGGTTGGAGTTGCACAGCGTGCCGGGCGATACCCGCTTCGTGGTCACTCTGCCGGCTCATAGCTGA
- a CDS encoding response regulator transcription factor: MRRADGKPIQVLVVDDEPVLAELVSMALRYEGWDIATAGDGAAAIALARDNPPDVVVLDVMLPDMSGLDVLKALRERQPGLPLLLLTAKDSVEDRIAGLTAGGDDYVTKPFSIEEVVLRLRALLRRTGVADDASDAQIVVGDLVLDEDSHEVSRGGEPITLTATEFELLRFMMRNAKRVLSKAQILDRVWSYDFGGRSNIVELYVSYLRKKIDSGREPMIHTLRGAGYVLRPPR; this comes from the coding sequence ATGCGCAGAGCCGACGGCAAGCCGATCCAGGTGCTGGTTGTCGATGACGAGCCGGTGCTGGCCGAATTGGTGTCGATGGCCCTGAGATACGAGGGGTGGGACATCGCCACCGCCGGTGATGGCGCCGCGGCGATCGCCCTCGCGCGGGACAACCCACCGGACGTCGTGGTGCTCGACGTGATGCTGCCGGATATGAGTGGCCTCGATGTGCTCAAGGCGTTGCGCGAACGCCAGCCCGGGCTGCCACTGTTGCTGCTGACCGCCAAGGATTCGGTCGAGGACCGCATCGCCGGTCTCACCGCGGGCGGCGACGATTACGTGACCAAACCCTTCAGCATCGAGGAAGTGGTGCTGCGGCTGCGGGCGTTGCTGCGTCGCACCGGTGTGGCCGACGACGCCAGCGATGCCCAGATCGTCGTCGGCGATCTCGTCCTCGATGAGGACAGTCACGAGGTGAGCCGGGGTGGCGAACCGATCACGCTGACCGCCACCGAATTCGAGTTGTTGCGGTTCATGATGCGCAACGCCAAGCGCGTGCTGAGTAAGGCCCAGATTCTCGATCGGGTGTGGAGCTACGACTTCGGCGGCCGGTCCAACATCGTCGAACTCTACGTGTCCTACCTGCGCAAGAAGATCGACAGCGGTCGCGAGCCCATGATCCACACCCTCCGCGGCGCCGGTTACGTCCTGCGCCCGCCGCGATGA
- a CDS encoding ABC transporter permease, whose protein sequence is MTRFLMRRLLNYAILLALASVLSFTLTSLTFSPLDSLLERNPRPPQAVIDAKAAELNLDKPIPVRYLDWVSGAVRGDFGTTVTGQPVTEELWRRIGVSLRLVLIGSVLGTVIGVVVGAWGAIRQYRFSDRAITVVSLLILSAPTFVIANLLILGALKVNSVLGVQLFEYTGETSSDAVGGFGNQLIDRLQHLVLPTFTLALAAIAGFSRYQRNAMLDVLGQDFIRTARAKGLTRRQALFKHGLRTALIPMATLFAYSVGGLFTGAVFVEKIFGWHGMGEWVIQGISTQDTNIVVAITVFTGVTILLAGLLSDIIYAALDPRVRVS, encoded by the coding sequence ATGACCCGCTTCCTGATGCGCCGGTTGCTGAACTACGCCATCCTGCTGGCGCTGGCCTCGGTGCTGTCGTTCACGCTGACCTCGCTGACCTTCTCCCCGCTGGACAGCCTGCTGGAGCGCAACCCGCGGCCACCGCAGGCCGTCATCGACGCCAAGGCCGCCGAACTGAATCTGGACAAGCCGATCCCGGTCCGCTATCTGGACTGGGTCTCTGGCGCGGTGCGCGGCGACTTCGGCACGACCGTCACCGGCCAGCCAGTCACCGAGGAGCTGTGGCGGCGCATCGGAGTGAGCCTGCGGCTGGTGTTGATCGGATCGGTGCTGGGCACCGTGATCGGCGTGGTGGTCGGGGCCTGGGGCGCCATCCGGCAGTACCGATTCTCCGACCGCGCCATCACGGTCGTATCGCTGTTGATCCTCAGCGCGCCCACCTTCGTCATCGCCAACCTGCTGATCCTGGGCGCCCTCAAGGTCAACTCGGTGCTGGGTGTGCAGTTGTTCGAATACACCGGGGAGACATCGTCGGACGCGGTGGGCGGATTCGGGAATCAACTCATCGACCGGTTACAGCATCTGGTGCTGCCCACCTTCACCCTCGCGCTGGCCGCCATCGCCGGCTTCAGCCGGTACCAGCGCAATGCCATGCTCGACGTGCTCGGCCAGGACTTCATCAGGACCGCCCGCGCGAAAGGACTCACCCGACGCCAGGCGCTGTTCAAACACGGCCTACGGACCGCCCTCATCCCGATGGCCACGCTGTTCGCCTACAGCGTGGGTGGACTGTTCACCGGCGCGGTCTTCGTGGAAAAGATCTTCGGCTGGCATGGCATGGGCGAGTGGGTGATTCAAGGCATCAGCACCCAGGACACCAACATCGTCGTGGCCATCACGGTGTTCACCGGGGTGACGATCCTGCTGGCCGGTCTGCTCTCGGACATCATCTACGCCGCCCTCGACCCCCGGGTGCGTGTCTCATGA
- a CDS encoding ABC transporter permease: MTDTDYQFVSRRTLVLRRFLRNRPAVVAIAVLCLLFAGCWLLPPLLPYSHTDLDYYALQQPPSTTHWFGTNAIGQDLLAQTLRGMQKSLLIGMAVAFISTVIAATVGAIAGYFGGWRDRTLMWIVDLLLVVPSFLLIAIVTPRTRESGSILWLIVLLACFSWMISSRIVRGMTMSLREREFVAAARYMGVSNWRIIVRHIVPNVASILIIDTALNVGLAILAETGLSFLGFGVQPPDVSLGTLIADGTRSVTTFPWVFLFPAGVLVLIVLCANLVGDGLRDALDPAARPGRRRA; encoded by the coding sequence ATGACCGATACCGACTATCAGTTCGTCTCACGTCGCACCCTGGTACTACGCCGGTTCCTGCGCAACCGGCCCGCCGTCGTCGCGATCGCCGTGCTGTGCCTACTCTTCGCCGGTTGCTGGCTGCTGCCGCCGCTGCTGCCCTATTCGCATACCGACCTGGACTACTACGCGCTGCAGCAACCTCCCTCCACCACACACTGGTTCGGTACCAACGCCATCGGTCAGGACCTGCTGGCCCAGACCCTGCGTGGGATGCAGAAGTCCCTGCTGATCGGGATGGCGGTCGCGTTCATATCGACGGTCATCGCCGCCACCGTCGGCGCGATCGCCGGGTATTTCGGTGGCTGGCGCGACCGCACCCTGATGTGGATCGTGGACCTGCTGCTGGTGGTGCCGAGTTTCCTGTTGATCGCCATCGTGACACCACGGACCAGGGAATCGGGATCGATCCTGTGGCTGATCGTACTGTTGGCCTGCTTTTCCTGGATGATCAGTTCGCGGATCGTGCGCGGTATGACGATGAGCCTGCGGGAACGCGAATTCGTCGCGGCCGCACGTTATATGGGCGTGTCGAACTGGCGGATCATCGTCCGCCACATCGTGCCCAACGTGGCCTCAATCCTGATCATCGACACCGCACTCAATGTCGGGTTGGCGATCCTCGCCGAAACCGGGCTCAGCTTCCTCGGTTTCGGTGTGCAGCCCCCTGATGTGTCGCTGGGTACCCTGATCGCCGACGGCACCCGGTCGGTGACGACGTTTCCGTGGGTTTTCCTGTTCCCTGCCGGCGTGCTGGTGCTGATCGTGCTGTGCGCCAACCTGGTCGGTGACGGGCTGCGCGACGCGCTGGACCCGGCGGCACGACCCGGGAGGCGACGGGCATGA
- a CDS encoding ABC transporter ATP-binding protein, which yields MTLLEVRDLRVEFPGETETVAAVRGLNYTVAAGEVVALVGESGAGKSAGAMAVVGLLPEFAAVSGSVRLQGQELIGLGDNEMSRIRGARIGTVFQDPMSALTPVYTVGDQIAEALRIHQRTMDAKTARSRAVELLELVGINQPDRRARAFPHELSGGERQRVVIAIAIANDPDLLICDEPTTALDVTVQAQILDVLRTARDVTGAGVLIITHDLGVVAEFADRALVMYAGRAVETAPVDRLYSGRRMPYTAGLLGSVPRLDAPRGERLVPIPGAPPSLAALPDGCPFAPRCPLAVDECSSAEPELVTVGPAHQVACIRHEQVAGRSAAQIYGVSTPTRTDPTVPAELGEIVLSVRELTKTYTLTKGVVLRRRIGEVRAVDSVSFDLEQGRTLGIVGESGSGKSTTLHQILDLSAPQSGRIEILGTDVATLDRRGRRALRGDLQVVFQDPVASLDPRMPVFDVLAEPLRANGFDKADTQDRVAELLGLVGLRRADAGRYPADFSGGQKQRIGIARALALQPKILALDEPVSALDVSIQAGIINLLLDLQERFGLAYLFVSHDLSVVRHLAHRVAVMHRGSIVEQGDSEQVFTDPQHEYTRRLLSAVPRPAPDHR from the coding sequence ATGACCCTGCTGGAGGTGCGCGATCTGCGCGTCGAATTCCCCGGTGAGACCGAGACGGTCGCGGCGGTCCGCGGCCTGAACTACACGGTGGCGGCCGGTGAGGTGGTCGCCCTGGTCGGGGAATCGGGAGCGGGTAAGTCCGCAGGTGCGATGGCCGTGGTCGGGCTGCTGCCCGAGTTCGCCGCGGTGTCCGGGTCGGTCCGGTTACAGGGCCAGGAACTGATCGGGCTCGGCGACAATGAGATGTCGAGGATCCGGGGTGCACGCATCGGCACCGTCTTCCAGGATCCGATGTCGGCGCTGACGCCGGTGTACACCGTCGGCGACCAGATCGCCGAGGCACTCCGAATCCACCAACGCACCATGGACGCCAAGACAGCCCGCAGCCGGGCGGTCGAGTTGCTGGAGCTCGTCGGGATCAACCAGCCCGACCGGCGCGCCAGGGCGTTTCCCCACGAACTGTCCGGCGGTGAGCGGCAACGGGTGGTCATCGCGATCGCGATCGCCAACGATCCCGACCTGTTGATCTGCGACGAACCCACCACCGCACTCGATGTCACCGTGCAGGCACAGATCCTCGACGTACTGCGCACAGCGCGTGATGTCACCGGGGCCGGGGTGCTGATCATCACCCATGACCTGGGGGTCGTCGCCGAGTTCGCCGACCGGGCCCTGGTGATGTACGCCGGGCGTGCGGTCGAGACCGCGCCCGTGGACCGACTTTACAGCGGCCGTCGAATGCCCTACACCGCAGGACTTCTCGGATCGGTACCGCGCCTGGACGCGCCACGGGGCGAACGGCTGGTGCCGATACCGGGCGCTCCCCCGTCACTGGCCGCGCTTCCCGATGGATGCCCGTTCGCGCCGCGCTGCCCGCTGGCCGTCGACGAGTGCAGCAGCGCCGAACCGGAATTGGTCACCGTCGGTCCCGCCCATCAGGTCGCCTGCATCAGGCACGAGCAGGTTGCGGGCCGTAGCGCCGCGCAGATCTACGGGGTGTCCACGCCGACCCGGACCGACCCGACGGTGCCTGCCGAGCTCGGCGAGATCGTGTTGTCGGTGCGCGAGCTGACCAAGACCTACACCCTGACCAAGGGGGTGGTGCTGCGCCGACGGATCGGCGAGGTACGCGCCGTCGATAGCGTCAGCTTCGACCTGGAGCAGGGCCGCACGCTGGGCATCGTCGGCGAGTCGGGTTCGGGCAAGTCGACCACCCTGCACCAGATCCTCGACCTGAGCGCACCACAGTCCGGTCGCATCGAGATTCTCGGAACCGACGTCGCCACCCTGGATCGCCGCGGCCGGCGCGCCCTGCGCGGTGACCTGCAGGTGGTGTTCCAGGATCCGGTGGCATCACTGGACCCCCGCATGCCGGTATTCGATGTTCTGGCAGAACCGCTGCGCGCCAACGGCTTCGACAAGGCCGATACCCAGGATCGGGTCGCCGAGTTGCTGGGGCTCGTCGGGCTGCGGCGCGCCGACGCCGGCCGCTACCCGGCCGACTTCTCCGGTGGTCAGAAACAACGCATCGGCATCGCCAGGGCCCTGGCGTTGCAACCGAAGATCCTCGCGCTCGACGAACCGGTGTCGGCACTGGACGTGTCGATCCAGGCGGGCATCATCAACCTGCTGCTCGATCTGCAGGAGCGGTTCGGGTTGGCGTATCTGTTCGTCTCCCACGACCTGTCGGTGGTGCGGCATCTCGCCCACCGGGTGGCCGTCATGCATCGCGGCAGCATCGTGGAGCAAGGTGACAGCGAACAGGTTTTCACCGACCCCCAGCACGAGTACACGCGTCGCCTGTTGTCGGCGGTCCCCCGCCCCGCACCCGATCACCGTTAG